One stretch of Armigeres subalbatus isolate Guangzhou_Male chromosome 2, GZ_Asu_2, whole genome shotgun sequence DNA includes these proteins:
- the LOC134215020 gene encoding uncharacterized protein LOC134215020 yields the protein MVKCLLYYISLTVIIAVAEKDEWKGEWFPSVPESKAIPQDEHGRILMGVDNPDCDDAHKNLTIDFDPYDVRHSTVFMCLDNRHDYSGDYNMEPLITLYDIPDAYVAIHKCMNTSIDYEERIPTFGTHRPLWPRYGEYEYVPTQRWLHNAEHGAVVALYHPCANKDQVEQLRNIVKRCLYRHIITPSILPSKDRPFALVAWGALLEFSVLQQEVVEDFIREHALRGPEQTSRDGQYDHLLLVPATVVSTIDDEQLCPKQHRRRD from the exons atggTGAAATGTCTGCTCTATTACATAAGTTTGACCGTGATTATTGCAGTTGCGGAAAAAG ACGAATGGAAAGGAGAATGGTTTCCCAGTGTTCCGGAATCGAAGGCAATCCCACAAGACGAGCACGGACGGATCCTGATGGGCGTAGATAATCCGGATTGTGACGATGCCCATAAGAATCTGACGATTGATTTCGATCCGTACGACGTTCGCCATTCCACTGTGTTCATGTGTTTGGATAACAGGCATGACTATAGCGGCGATTACAATATGGAACCGCTGATAACGTTGTACGATATTCCGGATGCGTACGTAGCTATTCACAAGTGTATGAACACCAGTATTGACTATGAAGAACGGATTCCAACTTT TGGTACACATCGCCCGCTTTGGCCAAGGTACGGAGAATATGAATACGTCCCTACGCAACGCTGGCTTCATAACGCGGAGCATGGTGCCGTCGTCGCTCTCTACCATCCATGCGCAAACAAGGATCAAGTTGAGCAACTGAGAAACATCGTCAAGAGATGCCTTTATAGACACATAATCACTCCGTCGATACTGCCATCCAAGGATCGTCCGTTCGCGCTTGTAGCGTGGGGAGCATTACTGGAGTTCTCGGTTCTACAACAAGAAGTTGTGGAAGATTTCATTCGAGAGCATGCCTTGAGGGGTCCGGAACAAACGTCTCGCGACGGCCAATATGACCACTTGCTGCTGGTACCAGCAACGGTTGTTTCCACAATTGATGATGAACAACTCTGTCCAAAGCAGCACAGAAGGAGGGATTGA